The nucleotide sequence AAGGTATTTCCTGCAATCACGTCCTGACCTTCCTTAAGAGTACCGGTTTTGACTAAAATTGTGGAAACGGGACCTTTATGCGGATCGAGATGTGCTTCAAGTACAATGCCGAGCGCTGTGCGTTCGTGGTTAGCTTTAAAATCTTCTACTTCAGAGATAAGCAGGATATTATCCAAAAGATCATCAATGCCGATATTTTGCTTGGCGCTGATTTTGGAAGAGAGGACCTGTCCGCCCCATTCTTCGAGCAAGATGCCATTTTCGGCCAGTTCTTGTTTGACTCTTTGGACATTTACACCAGGCTTATCAATTTTATTAATTGCAACAACGACAGGAATTTTTTTGGCTAAAAGATATTCAATGACCTCTTTGGTCTGCGGCCTGACTCCATCATCAGCGGCAACGACCAAAACAGCAATATCTGCGAGACTGACTCCGCGTTCCCGCATCGCGGAAAAAGCGGCGTGACCGGGAGTGTCGATAAACGTGATCAGTTGGCCTTTTTTCTTGACTTGGTAGGCGCTGATGTGTTGGGTAATTCCTCCGGATTCCTTCATTGCAACGCTAGTTTTACGGATGGTGTCGAGCAAAGTGGTCTTTCCGTGATCAACGTGGCCTAAGATTGTGACGACTGGCGGACGTGATTTGAGATTTTCTCCTGAGGAAACCTCACTTTTGCAGATTTCCAACAGTTTTTCCAAAGTCATGGCGTCTCCGGCATCGAGTACTTCTTCGGAGGCGTCAAAACCAAGGTCGCTGGCGATAATGGAAGCGGTCTCAAAGTCAATTTTTTCGTTAATCGTAGCAAAAATACCGTTTTTGATCAGTTCGGTAATGACTATATTCACTGGCAGTGCCAAAAGCTCACTAAATTTTTTGACAGTGACCGATGGCGGAAGGATGACTTTTTTTCTAATGACTTCTGGTTCGGGCATGATATTTTACGATTAGGGTTATTTAGTTTGAGACTTACTCATTTGCCAAAAAATTATTCTCAAAAGCACGGTTTCCTCATTTTTACCGGTCCTTGCTGGTTTACCGGAGGCCTGGGATGCTAAAAGAGATGGGCGTGCGAACAACTTTTTAACAAATACGTAAGTCCTACATCTTTTAATTTTGTGAATATTAAAGCCTTTTGTAGGGTTATTTTTTCTTCCTGTCTTCAACTAAAAGCGCGGTTTCGATGGCCTTCTTTTCTTCTTCGGTCAGAGGGAAATTTGGCGATTCTCCATTCGTAATGGCCTTGGAATAAACCCTCGTGCCTTCTTTGGTGTAGAGAGCGGTAATAGTGATGCCGTTATTTTTTCCGTTCAGAAGCGCAATAGAAAAACTTTGATTTCCGCCGACATCTTTGAATGGATTGAAGCGGATAGCGGAAATCTTGTGGATGCCACGCATCGCCAAATTATTGATCTCATTGGAAATGGTGTAGAGCTCTTGGATGTCTTTGTCGAGCACTTTCAGATTTTTGGCTTGTTCTAGGAATATTTCTTCCAGGTTTTTGACTTTTTCGCCTTTGAAAAATTCTCGATTGGTGGCTTGAAGCTTTCGTAGAGTCAGATGTAGAAAAATGTTCCAAATCAGCACAACTAATAAAAAAAGAGAGAAAAGCGCCAAAAAAAGCAATAAATGTGTTTCGATTAGGATTTTGATGGTTGCCATACCTTGATACGACGTAGCTATAGCGTAGTCTATTTTATGCTTAAAATAAAGAATCTCTCCTATCCAGGTTAGCATTAAAAATGAGTTATGTAAAGCTTAAAATAGAAGTTGAATTCCTAATGTTTTAGAGGTATAGCTTTTAGCAATTGGGATGCGGTTGTTGTTTTTTGAATTTTATTGTAAAATGAAAGAGTGTAAAGGACTTGAAAGATATTTTGAAAAGCAAATGGAAAAACAAAAAAAAATAAGCATGGATGGTGATACCAGTATAATAGGGAATCCTTCTCTTGAGATGAAGTTTATCAATCCACAAGCGATTATTGACACGATTGAAATTACTGAAGGAATGACCATAGGGGATTTTGGCTGTGGAACAGGCTACTTTTCATTCCCTCTTGCAAAAAAAGTTGGGCAAAGCGGAATCGTGTACGCCGTCGATATTTTGAAGGAAAAATTGGAAGTAGTCGAATCAGAGGCAAAGATATTGGGGCTTGACAATATTATTGTCAAAAGAGCCAATCTTGAACTGATCGGTGGATCAAATCTGGAAGGGGAGAGTCTGGATTGGGTTTGTTTAGTCAATATGCTTTTTCAAAATAAAAATAAAAGTTTAGTCATTGAGGAAGCTGTAAGAGTTTTGAAAAAAGGTGGGAGGATGCTGGTTGTTGAATGGAGTGGGGATAATCATTTTGGTCCGGAAAAAAAGATGCGTGTAACGCAAGACGAAATTTCTAAATTAGCCTTAAATGCTGGATTGAGTTTTTTGCAAGAGATTAAAATTAGTAATTTTCATTACGGTATAATTTTAGGAAAATAATATGAAAAACAAGATTAGAGCCTTCTCAGCTTTGCTTGCTGTAGTGTCTGTACTATTTGTTTCTGGTTGTGGTTGTGCTCCGGTAGTTAAAAAATATAAAGTCAATTTGGAAGTGTGGGGCGTGGTAGATGATAGCGATGCTTATGTGGAAATTTTTAAGAATTATCATGATATAAATCCCAACGTGGGAACCATCACTTACAAAAAGCAGCGGATCGAGACTTACCAGCAGGATTTGCTCGATGCTTTGGCTTCCGGCAAGGGTCCAGATATCTTTCTTATTCAAAACAATTGGTTACCGATGTTTGCTAATAAGATAGTTGCGGCGCCGAAGGAGATTCTTACCGAACAGAGATTTCGTTCTAATTTTGTCGACGTTGTCGCTGACGATTTTGTTTCCAATGGCGACGTGTTTGCTGCTCCACTTTCAGCTAATTCACTCGCACTTTACTATAATAAGGATCTGTTTAATGCAGCAGGGATCGTTGCTCCTCCAAAAACTTGGGATGAATTTTTGAGCGACACGGAGAAAATAACTAAAATCAATTCCAATGGAGAGATTAGCCCTTCCGGTGCGTCACTAGGAACAAATTCCGGAAATATTAATCGAGCGACTGATATTTTGGGGATGTTGATGTTGCAAAGCAAGGCTTCGATGCGAGATGCAAGTGGAAGGGTGAATTTTGGCAGGGATCAGAGTGCTATAAAGGCACTGGAATTCTACACCAATTTTGCTAAGAGTTCAGCGCCAAATTATTCCTGGAATTCGCGGATGCATTATTCAATCGACGCTTTCTCCGAAGGGACTCTTGCTATGATGTTTAATTATTCTTGGCAAATACCAATAATCAGAAGCAAAGCACCAAAATTAAATTTTGCCGTTGCGTCTGTTCCACAGATGTCCCTTGGGTCGCCGGTCAATTATGCTAACTATTGGGGTTATGCGGTTACGGGAAATAAAATTATCGTCAATGATCCAAAAAGTAAGCTGCTACCGGTTACGAATGATATGCGAGTAACTGAGGCGTGGAAACTTTTAACTTATTTAACAACAAAGGAGGGGATTCCGGCCGTTGCATCATCTTCGGGGATAAGCGTGGTGAAAAAACCAGTCGGAAATTTTGATCCGGCAGCGAATTATCTCGAGAGAACCAAACAGCCAGCAGCAAGAAGGGACTTGATTGATACACAGAGGAGTGATGTTGATCTCGGTGTTTTTGCTCAGGGCAATTTGATCGCCAAGAGTTGGGTAGAAAATGACCCCGTAGCAATCGAAGGTTTTTTTGATGAAATGATAGATAATATCAATCATGGAGCGATGAGTGTGGCAGATGCGATTTCTGTAACGGCTGACCGGATTCAAAGATCTGAACTGAAGTAATCAGACGATCTGTTTCTGATGCTTTTTGTTTTTTTGAGTGCGGGATGTTTATAAATTTATGATAAAAATTAAGTCATTAAAAATGCCCTCATCCACTTTGTGAATGCAAATAAAAAGTGGTGGGAACAAATAAAATGCAAAAGAAAAAATATTTGATCATATTATTGGTCCTCGTGTGCGGTTTGCTATTTGTGAATAATGTTTTTGCCGAATCAACCGGAGGTTCTGTCACAACTTCCTTTCCCAATCCGATTACCTCCAACTCGATTGCCGATGTTTTAAATGGACTGATGAAGGCACTTTATGGCCTGGTAGTAACCTTGGCAATCATCTTTATTGTTATCGGCGGAATTCTTTATATGATGTCCGCAGGTGATCCGGGAATGATTACGCGTGCTAAGAATTGTTGGTTGTTTTCTGTTATTGGTCTTGCTATCGTAATCGCCGCACCAACTTTTCTTAAGCAAGTCGAATCAATCTTGGGAGGAAGTTTAACTGACGAAAATGGCCAGCTTAAAAATGCATTGACAATTGGACAGATTGCTACCAATATTCTTAACTTCCTCTTGTCGGTTACGGGAATCATTGCTATAATCAGTTTAGTTATTGCGGGAGTGATGTATATGACCGCTTATGGTGATAGTACAAGAATAGAGACTGCCAAAAAAACGGGAACATGGGCGCTTGTGGGAATTATTGTTGCGCTGGTTTCTTTGATTGCTGTTCAGCAAATTGCTAAATTGATCACAGGATAGACTCTACGAATTACGAATTTGTACGAATGTACGAATAAATACAGGGGGTTTTTATGATTACTATTAAGCTCGCAACAACAGATTAGTACATTTATAGGAATTCGTAATTCGTAGTCAGATAAAAAATAAAAATAGAAGGA is from Parcubacteria group bacterium and encodes:
- a CDS encoding extracellular solute-binding protein; the protein is MKNKIRAFSALLAVVSVLFVSGCGCAPVVKKYKVNLEVWGVVDDSDAYVEIFKNYHDINPNVGTITYKKQRIETYQQDLLDALASGKGPDIFLIQNNWLPMFANKIVAAPKEILTEQRFRSNFVDVVADDFVSNGDVFAAPLSANSLALYYNKDLFNAAGIVAPPKTWDEFLSDTEKITKINSNGEISPSGASLGTNSGNINRATDILGMLMLQSKASMRDASGRVNFGRDQSAIKALEFYTNFAKSSAPNYSWNSRMHYSIDAFSEGTLAMMFNYSWQIPIIRSKAPKLNFAVASVPQMSLGSPVNYANYWGYAVTGNKIIVNDPKSKLLPVTNDMRVTEAWKLLTYLTTKEGIPAVASSSGISVVKKPVGNFDPAANYLERTKQPAARRDLIDTQRSDVDLGVFAQGNLIAKSWVENDPVAIEGFFDEMIDNINHGAMSVADAISVTADRIQRSELK
- a CDS encoding DUF4446 family protein, with the protein product MATIKILIETHLLLFLALFSLFLLVVLIWNIFLHLTLRKLQATNREFFKGEKVKNLEEIFLEQAKNLKVLDKDIQELYTISNEINNLAMRGIHKISAIRFNPFKDVGGNQSFSIALLNGKNNGITITALYTKEGTRVYSKAITNGESPNFPLTEEEKKAIETALLVEDRKKK
- a CDS encoding pilin — its product is MQKKKYLIILLVLVCGLLFVNNVFAESTGGSVTTSFPNPITSNSIADVLNGLMKALYGLVVTLAIIFIVIGGILYMMSAGDPGMITRAKNCWLFSVIGLAIVIAAPTFLKQVESILGGSLTDENGQLKNALTIGQIATNILNFLLSVTGIIAIISLVIAGVMYMTAYGDSTRIETAKKTGTWALVGIIVALVSLIAVQQIAKLITG
- the infB gene encoding translation initiation factor IF-2, producing MPEPEVIRKKVILPPSVTVKKFSELLALPVNIVITELIKNGIFATINEKIDFETASIIASDLGFDASEEVLDAGDAMTLEKLLEICKSEVSSGENLKSRPPVVTILGHVDHGKTTLLDTIRKTSVAMKESGGITQHISAYQVKKKGQLITFIDTPGHAAFSAMRERGVSLADIAVLVVAADDGVRPQTKEVIEYLLAKKIPVVVAINKIDKPGVNVQRVKQELAENGILLEEWGGQVLSSKISAKQNIGIDDLLDNILLISEVEDFKANHERTALGIVLEAHLDPHKGPVSTILVKTGTLKEGQDVIAGNTFGRVRRLEDFTGKRITQALPGTPVSLIGLHATPNSNDILQVVASKSIGQAKLSEAKIFSHAESGTNLNTEKIYSSIASGNVAKLNVIIKSDVHGSLEAIQQILGEIKNDKVAIDYVGTGVGNITESDVRFASSSKSVIFGFNVEFTPVAKRMAEASKVEVKNYKIIYELIDDIKARLVAMLPDEFEREDFGKMKVLAIFKTGKKDMIIGGRVTSGRIEKNSSLEVERDDVVIGKGKMGNLQANKVDVNDCKAPNECGITFLGETKIKVDDILISFKEDMKKKVL
- a CDS encoding methyltransferase domain-containing protein; protein product: MEKQKKISMDGDTSIIGNPSLEMKFINPQAIIDTIEITEGMTIGDFGCGTGYFSFPLAKKVGQSGIVYAVDILKEKLEVVESEAKILGLDNIIVKRANLELIGGSNLEGESLDWVCLVNMLFQNKNKSLVIEEAVRVLKKGGRMLVVEWSGDNHFGPEKKMRVTQDEISKLALNAGLSFLQEIKISNFHYGIILGK